The Petrotoga sp. 9PWA.NaAc.5.4 nucleotide sequence TCAGATACTATGTAAAATTCATTTCTTTTTTTTAATTTTTCTAATTTATTTAAAATTTTTTCTGTAGTTGTAATATCGACAGTAAAGTTTTCTAAATTTCTATTATTTATACCAAGAATTTCTGTTTTTGTATCTAATATCTTTTCAAGATCTTCAAAATCATGGATTTCTACTATAGCCTCTAATCTTAATTCATGAGATATTTCTAAAAAAATTTCTATATCTTTTTTACTTAAAATTTTAGCGATTAACAAAACTACATCGGCTCCAAGTAAAAAACTTTCATATATTTGTATAGGATTTATAATAAAATCCTTTCTGAGAATTGGAAGAGTAGTTTTATTTCTCAAATTTTTAAGAATTTCCGGACTTCCTTGAAAATATTTTTTATCAGTAAGTATCGAAATAGCGTCTGCTCCGCCCTCTATATATGCATTCAATTGTTTGCAGGGATCAAAATCTTTTGAGATAATACCTTTACTTGGTGATGATTTTTTAATTTCTGCAATTAACGTTAGATTTTTCTTTTTCAAAGATTCTTTTAAGGAATTTCTTTTTTCGAATAATTTTGAGATTTCTTCTTCTTTTGTTTTTATAATATTTTCTAAATACATAAAAATTCCTCCTTTAATTAACTAATAGACTCATTTTAAAAATTCTAAACTTCATATTTTATAAATATTTCAACTTTTAACTTTTTACAAAATACCTCCGCACTTCTAGTCCTTACTAATTTTTTTATCTTTTTCTGTAGTTGTAGCGAAAGAGAGGGGAGGGCTCCGCCCTGAACCCATTTTAAATTCAAAAGCTTATTTTCTAAAAATTATTGTTTCTAAAGTCCACATTTAATTTCTTTAATCTTTTGATGGTTGTAGCCAAGGGAAGGGGGAGAGGGCTCCGCCCTGGACCCGTTATAAATTCAAAAGCTTATTTTCTAAAAATTATTGTTTCTAAAGTCCACATTTAAATTTTTTAATCTTTTGATACTTGTAGCCAAGGGAAGGGGGAGAGGGCTCCGCCCTGAACCCATTTTAAATTTAAAAGCTTATTTTCTAAAAATTATTGTTTCTAAAGTCCACATTTAATTTCTCTAATCTTTTGATACTTGTAGCCAAGGGAAGGTGGAGAGGGCTTCGCCCTGAACCCATTTTAAATTCAAAAGCTTATTTTTAGAAAATCTTCATTTCTAAAGTACCTAATTAGCAAATTCTTTTTGTAAATATAAAAAATTTGTAAAATCAATCATTTCTTGAAGTTTATTTAATGCTTTTTTGCTATCTATAATTTCTTGAGCCAATTTTATACCTTCTTGAAATGTATTTACTTTGTTAACAACAATAAAAGCTGCTGCTGAGTTTAACAAAACCACATCTCTTTTTGGACCTTTCTCACCATTAAATATGCTTAAAATTATATTTTTGTTTTCTTCTGGACTTCCTCCTCTAATTTCCTCTAAACTGTATTTTCTTAGTCCAACATCTTCAGGAGATATTTCAAATTCTTCTATCTCTTCTCCCTTTAGAAACGCTACTTTGTTTTTACCGGCTAAAGAAAATTCGTCTATTCCTCCAGCTCCATGAACAACCAAAGCTCTTTTAACCCCTAAATTTTTGAGAACTTTTGCAATTGGATAGACGAGGTTAACGTCGTATACGCCCATTAATTGGTACTTTACTTTTGCAGGGTTAGTTAAAGGTCCTAATAGATTAAAAATAGTTCTGATTCCTAACTCTCTTCTTACAGTAGAGGCATATTTTGTAGCTTTGTGAAAATTTGGTGCAAATAAAAAGGCGATATTTATTTCTTTTAGACATTCCTCAATTAACTCATTAGAGAGAGATATATTTATTCCTAATGATTCTAAAACATCTGCGCTACCGCTTTTACTTGAAACTGATCTGTTACCATGTTTGGCAACAGGAACTCCGGAAGCTGCTAATACGAAACCAACAGCAGTAGAAATATTAAAAGTTCCTTTAGCGTCTCCTCCTGTTCCACATGTATCAATAAGATTATCATTTATCAAGTTAAAAGATAGAGCTTTTTCTCTCATAACTCTGGCACTTGCAGTTATTTCTTCGATGGTTTCTCCTTTCATGTTTAATCCAACTAAAAATCCTGCTAATTGACTGTTAGTTACTTTTCCTTCCATAATCATTCTCATAGCATCTTCCATTTCTTCTAAACTCAAATTTTGCTTTTTTATAATTTTTTGTAGATAGTAATTAAACATAGTTCACACTCCTTTTTATATTAAAAAAATTTTCAAATAATTTCAAACCAACAGTAGTAAGTATTGACTCTGGATGAAATTGAAAACCATAAATAGGAAATAATTTATGTTTTATAGCCATAATTTCATCATTTTTTGTAAGAGCTAAAATCTTTAAGTCAAAGGGAAATTTTTCATGAGAAACTATCAAAGAATGATATCTTGTGGCTATAAATGGATTTTCGATATCTTTAAAAATATCATCATCTTCATTAAAAAAGATTTCCGCTGTTTTGCCATGATATATTTCTTTAGCTCTAACTACCTT carries:
- the trpD gene encoding anthranilate phosphoribosyltransferase; the protein is MFNYYLQKIIKKQNLSLEEMEDAMRMIMEGKVTNSQLAGFLVGLNMKGETIEEITASARVMREKALSFNLINDNLIDTCGTGGDAKGTFNISTAVGFVLAASGVPVAKHGNRSVSSKSGSADVLESLGINISLSNELIEECLKEINIAFLFAPNFHKATKYASTVRRELGIRTIFNLLGPLTNPAKVKYQLMGVYDVNLVYPIAKVLKNLGVKRALVVHGAGGIDEFSLAGKNKVAFLKGEEIEEFEISPEDVGLRKYSLEEIRGGSPEENKNIILSIFNGEKGPKRDVVLLNSAAAFIVVNKVNTFQEGIKLAQEIIDSKKALNKLQEMIDFTNFLYLQKEFAN
- a CDS encoding aminodeoxychorismate/anthranilate synthase component II, with amino-acid sequence MILLIDNYDSFTYNIYQYISQFDEVCVFRNDKLTLKKIEALNPSHIVISPGPGTPYDAGISMKSIEYFKEKIPILGICLGHQCIAATFGSKVVRAKEIYHGKTAEIFFNEDDDIFKDIENPFIATRYHSLIVSHEKFPFDLKILALTKNDEIMAIKHKLFPIYGFQFHPESILTTVGLKLFENFFNIKRSVNYV
- the trpC gene encoding indole-3-glycerol phosphate synthase TrpC produces the protein MYLENIIKTKEEEISKLFEKRNSLKESLKKKNLTLIAEIKKSSPSKGIISKDFDPCKQLNAYIEGGADAISILTDKKYFQGSPEILKNLRNKTTLPILRKDFIINPIQIYESFLLGADVVLLIAKILSKKDIEIFLEISHELRLEAIVEIHDFEDLEKILDTKTEILGINNRNLENFTVDITTTEKILNKLEKLKKRNEFYIVSESGIKDRNDIIYLKNLGVDGVLIGEALMREKDPSEKIKELFPEKEFIKNG